Genomic DNA from Cuculus canorus isolate bCucCan1 chromosome 29, bCucCan1.pri, whole genome shotgun sequence:
TCAGCAAAAACTGCCATGCCTGGTAACTAAGGGGTCAATCAGCTCTGAATCCCACTCACCTCTAGTGCACCAGTCCCCACTCACAAGCAGGGGGAGATATAAGAGAACATACATCCAAGTCATGTTTCTCCTTCACGACTGGCAGGAGTCGATTTGGGAGTCCTAATCCAGCTCCTCAAAAGCCACAGGGCTGTTTTCAGCAAAGCATCATCACTGCAAGCAACCTGTTGAGATCCATCCTCACTTGAGCAATCCCTGGAGTCTGGAGCAATAGTTTACTATCCAGGGAAGCTGCCAAACATCATCACTGTCATCTTGGTgaacagagaagaagaaaatcagtctAAAGTTTTCCCTCATCATATCATTCATTCCAttaaaaaacctgaaacaaacCACTTATCTTTGTAAGCGCACATGTGCTGGAATAGGCTTCCAAAGTTTTCTATGCAGCTACAATCTCTCCTTGTATTCCAAAGAAACAGTGAAGAACAAGGGGAAATCTTTACTAATATATGTTCAGCAGCTcatagaaaatgcaaagaactGTGGATGGAGGAGAGCCCAAGAGAAcatcaactgaaaaaaagggtTATGGCAAATCCCTCATGAACTGCCATTTAGTCAGGAAGGAAGATTATGGCAAGCTCACTTAGTATGACTGGATCAAGAATTTCCAGCACAAACTCAAGGAGAAAGACATAGAGATTACATCAGTCAGCCTTAACAGACTATAGTTAGCCAACaagatagaaataaaaaaagaacgGAGCATAAAGAATGAGAACTATTTGAAGTAACCACAGGGAATTCTCAAAGGGAGACGGAGAACAGGTCAAGGCAAAAGACTAGACAAGATTCTCAAAAAGTACCAGTCACAGAAAACCAGAGATCAGCCATGTGTGGAACCTGCCTGCATGCtgccagcaggaaaaggagcaCCGAGACAGAGATTTAGAATTCACAAAGGCACTGGCTTGATTTGTGAACAGGCACATGTCCACCTGCTTTCTGACAAGCAAACCAGGTCCCACTGCTCCCCATGCAGACGGAGGAAAACAGGTCTTGTGCACATCTCTGATTTGGGATATCTGTGGTCTGCAGTGCACTCTCCTCTACAGTATTCATTCGTTGTAACACCAGTCAGCCTTCTTAGCAGAGCTGGCAAGTAAGGACAGCTCTGCTGTTCCACGAGTCTCAAAAAAGCAGCCACAACACCATATCAAAAAGCTTCTCCCCCGTGACACTTCTCTACTGTTGGGGCTTAACTCTTCTAACAGCCCATCCTTTGTTTGGCAATACACAGGCACCCAGGTTTGGCGAGAGCTCCAGCTCCCCCTTTATCAAGTCTTCTTTCTACCACTTCTCTTCCATAacttttttgtgttctttacaCTTTTCAAGCTTTGACTTTACTCCAAAGACAGCCACTACTCTGCATTCAGCAACACATGCAGGATtaagagcagctctgcatttaCAGCTCACATCGCATCTGAATCCTCTTCAGCAGAGTAGTTCAGATTCTAAGAGATCCCTTCACATGAACACAgggtggaaaagcagcagaagccaTGATAAACTAAAGGTTTCTTTGTAGTCACAATTACAGCGGTGTCTTTGAACTCTAAGAAAACTAAAACCTGTCCTGGAAAGTTGGAATCTTGGCACTTCTGCCAGAAGCTTGCTTAGTGTTCCTTGCACTAAGGCTCACCCCCTTCCCAACCCTCTACCGAGGCACATCCAGTTGCACGATCAGTAGAGATAGCTAGAATTACACTTGGTTTCCAAACATCTTTTGTCAACACCGGAGCATCACAGAAGCATACACAGAAcaggcaaagcaaaagcagctgagCTCAGCTTTTAAGCATTCAAGAGAAAAGCCAATACATTTCTGAGCTGATTAGTCTCTGTGTTAAGCCGATACCTACAAGCACAGGTCATCCAGTTCAGACAGGTGGACAGAGCAGGGTGCTCAGTTGTATCCACAAGCTGGAAAATGAGCTCCCAGGAATAGGAACCAAATCACCGCTATGAAAAATCTAACACCTCTTTTGGGGGCACAATTACACTATGTGAAACCACTGCAGACAAAAAAACATGAGGGAGGTGGGATGATCATCCATGTCACATTTTAACTGAGGTACAAAACTGGAAATCAACGTGGGGGAGGTTTAAATTCTCCAAGAGGTGACAAGTCAAAGTGTTCAGGAACGAACAGCAAGTGTTCCAGcgacatagaatcatggaatagtttgggttggaagggatcttaaagatcatctagttcccccctgccatgggcagggatatcccactggctcagggtgcccaaggcccatccaacctggccttgaacacctccagggatggggcagccacagcttccctgggcaacctgtgccggtgtctcatcactctcatggtgaagaaattcttccttacgtctagcCTACATGCCTTGccactttttttggtttttattgttatgatttttttattagaagCAGGGAGTTGCCTCCCAAGGAAGACTCACAGCGCAGGGGGCTACTGCATGCAGCACTGCTGAAGGGCAGAAAAGAATGAGAAGGTCAACGTTAtgttcaaattaaaattcaaggtCTAGAATGGGTCTGTATAGCCAGCCCTGACATCCCGACCACTGCATCGTCACTGCTTCGGATCAACAAGCAAACTGCAGCCCAGGTCAGCCAGGCTCACCGACATGACAGCAAAGAGCCCACCAGACACACTGGGTGGGAAACTGTCGGAGCTGTGGCAGAAAAGGGCAAATCCTAGGAGAGAGTGAAATAAGAGGGGACTTATATCAAACCCTCTGCAGGACAAATAGTTGAAGTCAGTCAAAAGAacacagctggagcagaagtAAGAACAGACCCTAGAGAGAAGAGAGGACTTTACCAACAAGTTCAAATCCAGTGACCTAACAAGGAGCTGGAACAGCTGCTCATCTAAGGAACAACCGCTAATAAAAACGATGGCAGAAAACCGCTGGGGTCTGCAAACCACTCTTAATGGGCTAGTTACCACCTGGCCAGAGCCTTGCCCACCATTTGAGGAGCTGTCCTCATCTGTGCACAGCATCGCCCTGAAGCCTTGGTGCCCTTCTGAATGCAAACACCCTCCTACTGGCAGCTTCTAAAAACCAGAACATCACTGAGCCCTTTACAAAACCAGAGGTCAGTGTAGGAGCCCAAGCCTGGGCTCTGTTTTCTTGTTCATCTCTAAACAAAAaggccagaaagaaaaaaacctagaaaCCAGAAAAGGCTGTCATTCATAAAAAGAGGTAATCTAGACTAAATTCTAAAGGCAGTAAAGGAAGGGATTAGAAAAGAGTGACAGAATCAGTGACAGAAGAGAGGTAACAGTCCACCAACTAGTGGGGACATTACCAGGAGCTAAAGACAACCCCCATCAGACCATTTCAAACAGACCAAAGGAAGGTTTTAGGTAATACCAACTTACCTGTGAAGCCTGCTGCCAGAACGCTGTGCTGGCAGGAGACAGAGACAACGCTGACACCCGGGCAGACAGCCCAAATATCTACAggtactcaaaaaaaaaaaaaaacaaaaaacccccaaaaaaaacccgCGAGGATTTAAACGGGTCACAGGGCAGAGAACACCGCCTCACACCACCACCCTTCCCCGGAGCACGTGAGCAGCACGCACGGGCCCTCTGCAAGCCCTCCCGCACACCCTCCGGCCAAGCCAGAAGGCAACCAGCTCTCCAGTGTTTCCACTCCTGCTGTCACACATTGCAAGGATATGTTTCTCAAGTGAAAACGCTTCAAAGCTACCCCGTTGCCCGCGAGAATGCCAGAAAACCTCACTACACTTCCCAGGCGCTGGGATGGCCGCTTGGCCGCTCGCCTTCAGCCCCGCCGGCGGCGGCTCTGGCAGCCGGAACCGCGGCCCCGGTGGGGCAGGCGCTGCCGGTATCACCCCGGCCCCGAGCCCCTGCCCGCACCCCGCCCCAGCCTCCCCAGCCCCGCACTCACCGGGCCGCGCCGGGCCCTGCGCTGCagggccgccgccgccgccgccacctCCCCGGGACGGGCCTGGGCCAGCAAGGGCCGCCCGGGCGGGGCGGCGGAGACGGCGGAAGGGAAGGGAGCCGGGGGCGGGCACGACGGGACcgggggaaaagaggaaagaaacgGGGGATAGGGgggtggggaagaaggaaggcggcggcggcagcggcagcAGCGCCTCCCCCGCGCTCGCGCGCGCTGCGTCACCACGCCCTGCGTGCTGCGTCATCACGCCGCGCATGTTCCGTCATAGCGTCGCGACCGCCTGTTGTCATAGCAACGAGAGCGGCGGGAAGCAGGAGGGACTCGGCATCGCCACCTGGcggggcggggtgggggggtgggggtggggaagaggaggtgcggggggcggggctgccATAGCCAATGGGGCGGGACCAGTTTTAGACCACGCCCCCCCGCGGGGCAAACACGAGGCTCCCCCAGTGACGAGTGTCACTGAGAGTCTACGCCCACATGGGCGGGCCCAATGTGAGACTCCGCCCACAAGGATGGAGCCAACACTCGACATGACCATATATAGGCGGGACCACGATAGACCACGCCCATGTGGGCGGAGCCAACTCTCCCTTTTCCCGCCTCCCGGGGCGGTACCGGGACGGTACTGGGGCGGTACAGGGCGGTACGGGGGCGGTGCAGGGCGGTACCGGGGAGGGGCAGGGCGGTACCGGGGCCGTGCAGGGCGGTGCGGGGCGGTCCCGGGCGGTCCCGGGATGGGTAGGGCGGTACCGGGGAGGGGCAGGGCGGTACCGGGGAGAAGCGGGGCGGTACCGGGGAGGAGCAGCGCGGGGGTGTCACAGCCTCAGCCCACCCCACCCCCCGGTACCGCCCCCCCGCCGGGTCTCAGCTCTGCTTGTGGGCGCCCCCCGGCTTCCCGGTCTCCTGGGGTCTCGCCCGGTCCCGCTCTGTGTCGGTGCCCCCACTCCTGCCCCGGGGACCCCTCCCCCCGAGCAGCCCCATCGCCCCTTCCGCCTTCCCCCGCGGCCGGCTGTGCCCCGGGGAGGCTCCGTTGGGATCACGGGGTCGTTTATCTTGCCCGGGATCAGCCAATATTTGTGGCTACGTCAGGAGAAGGAGCCCTTTCTCACTCGCGGCCCCGGTGGAGTCCAACTCTGCTGCCCAGACACCACCGTCCCGGCTCGGCTCCGGCTGCTCGGGATCCCGGCTGAGCTGCTGACACCCCCAACCGTTCCCTCCTGATCCCCGATATGACCACCTTGGTGGCTTTCCTGCTTCTGAGCCTCCTGAGGACGGTGGCTCCCAAAGGAGAGCAGTGCCCAGCGTGTGGGCTGGCAGCGCAGGCTCCCACCACCCAACGGGACGTCCTCATCGCGTTGGCAAAGCAGAGCATCCTCTCCAAGCTCCGCTTGCCGGACAGACCCAACATCACTCACCCCACATCCAGGGGAGCTCTGCTGAGCGCTCTGCGCCGGATACGTGCCCAGCGTGTGGACACAGCCATCTCTCCAGGGATGCCCCCTGACAGCAGCCTCCCACACCGCCATCCTGGGGTGGGTGTGCAGGAATACGAGATCTTGAGCTTTGCCGAGTCAGGTCTGTAGAGACCCCACATCTCCTGGGTGTGGTGGGGTGGGCCCTGATAGAGGGGgaatggagggaaggaagggttTTGCCTGGGAGGGAATGTGGTGAGAGGTTTCCtgctctgtatttcaaaagTTCTGCGCGGGGGCATCGTGCTCCTGCaagcaacgtgcgctcgcagcccagaaggccaacggtgtcctgggctgcatccaaagcagcgcggccagcagggagggaggggattctgcccctctattcctctcttgggagacctcatctggaggattgaCTCCagatctggaatcctcaatgtaagaaggagatagagctgtaggaacgggtccagaggaggctccaaggatgatgcgagggcttGGGAACCtcctgtgcaaggacaggctgagagagttgttcagcctggagaagagaaggctccgaggagatcttatagtgaccttccagtacctgaaggggctacaaggaagctggagaggggctgttcacaaaggattgtggtgataggacaagggtgaatggggataaactggagagggtcagatttagactggacataaggaagaatttcttccccatgagagcagtgagacactggaacaggttgcccagggaaattgtggctgttccatctctggaggtgttcaaggccaggttggatggggcttggagcctctgatctagtgggatatccctgctcatggcagggggtggaactggatgatctttaaggtccattccaacccaaactattctataattctattattACCTCTGCattcttgaacacctccagggatggggcagccacagcttccctgggcaacctgttccagtgtctcaccactctcatggtgaagaaattcctccttatgtccagactaaatctgcccctctgcagtttatccccattcccccttgtcctatcaccacaagcctttgtgaacagcccctccgcagctttcctggagccccttcaagTACCGGAGATGCAAATCAACATGACTGCCTTAAATTCAAGGCTGGTTTACACAGTCAGATAACCTACTCCAAAATCCTCCAGCAGATTCATTGACAAGGAGGATATAAGGCCAGAGGAGGTGGAACCAAGGCAGGTTTGCTGCATTCAGCACTGGACTCGGGAGATGCTGCTTTAGACAGGCGtaaaaaggagaagcagcagcagtgcagggaaGTGGGGGCCCTTTGACACCTGTATGTACTGTGCCCTGCTCCCTGGTTTGGATCTTTGACTCGGTGGCCCCCAGCTACAGCAGCAACCCCTCTCCTCCCATTGTCTCCTGACTCTGCTTTCGGTTCTGTGCACAGAGTCCTCCACCTTCCACAACATTCGCCTGCATTTCCGCTTCACCCAAGAGCTGGCTGTGAGCACTGAGATCCTCCAAGCCACCCTCTACCTCTTCTGGGCAGTCCCCAGCCCTGGGACACATCCTGTCACCGTCAGACTCCTGCAGCCAGACCCAACGGGGCTGAACATGACCATGGTCAGTGAGACACGGCTGGAGGTGCAGAGGACTGGTTGGGTCACGCTGGACGTAGGTCAAGCTGTTCAGAGAATCTTTGGCCAAGGAAGCCAGAGGCTTActgtggaggtggaggtggcgGAGGATTGGGCATCTCTTCTTCTGGCTGGTCACAGGGATTCCCACTGGCCATTTGTGGCAGCCCAAGCCCAGGTCAGGATGCCCCACCGGGTCCAGCGGCGTGGCATTGATTGCAGTGGGACCTCTCGGATGTGCTGCCGCAAGGAATTCTTCATGGACTTCAAGGAAATTGGCTGGGAGGACTGGATCATCCAGCCAGAGGGATATCACATGAACTACTGTGCAGGGCTCTGCCCCCTGCACATGGCTGGCATCCCTGGCCTTGCTACGTCCTTCCACACGGCTGTCCTTAACCTCATCAAAGCCAACAATGCAGACGCAGCCGTGGACTCCTGCTGTGTGCCCACACACCGTCGCCCACTCTCTCTGCTCTACTATGACCGGGACAGCAACATCATCAAGACCGACATCCCTGACATGATTGTTGATGCCTGCGGTTGTACCTGACTGgcttccctccttccagcctCTCTCTGGCAGTGTGAGACCTGCTGAGAGATGGGAACCGGGTGTGTTGCCGAGGTGTTTTCTCCTCTAGAGGCTGAAGCATCAAGGGTAATGCTGAATCTGCAAGTCCTCTCTCACCTCCCACACAGCTCTTTCCCCCCTTCAGATCTACCCATGGATTCCTCTCTGCCCATGAGCCACGGCCTCTGAGACCGGCTCCTGATGGACACAGGACCCTTCTACCTGCTGGACTCTGCAGAGaatgccctgggcagcccgtgcTTGCCCGCGACGGGTCCCACACCAATGCCACGGTGCAGCCCTCAGTGCTGCCACATGAACATGTGCTTTTCAGGTCACTGGTCCCAGCAGTGCCCACCTCAGGCTGCAGGGTGGGATAAAGGCTGAAAATATGCTGGGGGGTGGCTAGGCTAGAGGGGAGAGGGGCATCTTTGGGTTGAGCATGGTAAGGAAGGGGAATTTGATCCCAGTGGGAGGAAAGCATCCCAGCTACCTGATATTCATTAAAAGACTTGCAACTATAGTGTGTGCACATGTATGTATACGCGTGTGCTCTGTCATCAGCCAAACAATCTTCCACCTCTTCCCAAGGGCAGCTCCAAGGTGCCACAGAACTGACCCACTCAGCCACGTGCAGTCCTCTTCTAACCAACAACTTGGTTATAAAGCCCgtgcagcagggctgagcgTGCACCGCTAGGATGCACAGTACCCAGAGGCTGCAGGGCCGCTGGCCCCTACAGCTCTCAGGCACTCTGCCTTTCTTGGTGGGAAGAAAAATGCCTGacttagagtcatagaatcaccaggttggaaaagacttcttggattGGTgtgtccaaccattcctatctgccactaaacctgagcacctcgtctacccgtcttttagatacctccagggatggggactccaccgcctccctgggcagcctctgacagtgcctcATGATATTTTcggtgaaaaatttcttcctgatatccagtctgaccctcccctggcacagcttgaggccattcccccttgtcctgtccccgtcactggggagaagagcccagcaccctcctctcttcaatctcctttcaggcagttgtagagagcaataaggtctcccctcagcctcctcttctccag
This window encodes:
- the INHBC gene encoding inhibin beta C chain; amino-acid sequence: MTTLVAFLLLSLLRTVAPKGEQCPACGLAAQAPTTQRDVLIALAKQSILSKLRLPDRPNITHPTSRGALLSALRRIRAQRVDTAISPGMPPDSSLPHRHPGVGVQEYEILSFAESESSTFHNIRLHFRFTQELAVSTEILQATLYLFWAVPSPGTHPVTVRLLQPDPTGLNMTMVSETRLEVQRTGWVTLDVGQAVQRIFGQGSQRLTVEVEVAEDWASLLLAGHRDSHWPFVAAQAQVRMPHRVQRRGIDCSGTSRMCCRKEFFMDFKEIGWEDWIIQPEGYHMNYCAGLCPLHMAGIPGLATSFHTAVLNLIKANNADAAVDSCCVPTHRRPLSLLYYDRDSNIIKTDIPDMIVDACGCT